aattagatatcaagtcgacgacatgggtatctttcaagttggatgaagaaaatgcataacctccgatttttatgaaaaaattaccacggacggaaaacatatcaatctattagttcagtaattttcgtgtctgcccttccattatgtgactgaagaaaaaattccaaaaaatgggtaacaattgtatcgaaaagagaaaatcgaggtcacctttttatgttagggcgtgtttgagttgagtattttgtcttgatatcgtacaaaataagaatatttcatacatcgtctcgcttcagattttatcatttttatatattaaagctacaggttgactttataacacaaaaaaatcacagtactaaaagatgaaatatatgggtcaagtgaaatacctatctaatgagtcataaaaacagagaaggtgtgttcgagtagctattttttttactgaaagtacttgacgacagtctttcaagttggatgatgaaaatgcatatcttcgaaaaattccaattttttgtgtgtgattactatggtttatagtcttcatacactaaaaaaatctagtctgcccttccacgaaatatttaattagaatttttttaaatgtttatgaattttcgaaaattccacctgacaaccgatcagacaatagttttcagttgaatcaatgcagacaagattattaactgatgctcattatctagttgatacatttgccttttaaaatacaactgacatataaggatcgtaatggtgcaatgtggataaatttatcggtttccaagagcaatattggtagcgcgtcatccctacaatggcttccatttctacgattgtgaaaatgaactggcgtaatggggagataattttgacgaagtagactcctgactgTATTTTAACATGTGATTATAATCATTTAAATCTATGACGATATTCAATCGATCAAACAttcagatttatgagtttgactgtccctttcgtatctttcgtccctcttttttaagcCTCTGCATGGTTCTTTGGATTGGTTCAGGACACGTCTTATATTTAAAAATAGGGATGTACAAAATCAATGCTGCtgttagtgattttacaaaatcaaagatTTCACAAATTCACTGCAACATATATTTAGAGCAAGTTATACTTCGTCCACCAACATAAGGTACATGTCCAATAAACGGATATGTGTACCATAAGATACTAAAATTTGCAAATCATTAATTCTTATCTTCAATAATTTGTATCAACCTTTTCGTATTTGAATCATTTTCTTGTCTTTTAGATGAATACCATTTTGCCCAAAGTATATCTGTAACCCATTTGTTGATATCCATTTATCTGGTACTTCGTCTCCAGTTAAAACACATGCCAGACTTGTCTTCCCTGCATTACAAGGACCTCCAAGATAAACACGATTTTCGTAGGAATCGTAAAAGCCATGTTCCAATAGTTCATAAAATTCTCTTGAGTCCAATAACGAAGGAGCTGAAAGAGTCGTGTAATTATTTCTTAACCATGTGACACACCATGGTTTGCGTCTATATTGCGTCATATATTAAAACTATTGCCAAGTTTACTTGTTCAATTCAGCGATTAATATTGATGCTTATACGAGGCTgcatttatattaataataataattactaCAAAACGACATACTGTCGCAAtaaaatttaggaaaaaaaacAGATATCACTTTCATCAGATATCACTTTCAAAAACTTTACAAACTCATATGTGGGCAATTTacagcaacaacaaaaattacattaataAAGCTTTTGAAGTTTTGTATAACTTgcaaataagaaatataaatgataagAGTGAAAAATTGCTTGCATGAGAATTTCATTCTTTTGCAAAACAATGCAAACGTCTCAATGAGATACTGCAAATTGTCGTAACGACATATCttgttgattttgttattttcgaGATAAAGCTGGTAGCAATCAAAGGGATTGATTATCAACTACAAAATAAATGTCACTTTATAATGACTGTTACAACTTACTTTTTCCAAATCTACCTTTCTCCATCCAGACTGGTTTCTGACTTTTCTTTTTCAACAGACTGGCAAATAAATGTTTTAGCTGATCAGCCTCAGTTAACAGGTTTTCTAGTTGTTCAACCAATGGAACACATTTCTGTCTTGTGCTTGTTAGAATTCTATCAAGCATTCTTGCTACATctttaaaaacattgaaatagtACATCGTTTCTGTATCAGTCAGTTCCTTGTTTCTTCTGCATTGGAGTTCCtgtttagttttctttattgCTTCTAAAACTTTTGCATCTATTTCTTTTTTCTGAAGCTGGAGCAAAGCAGATGATAGAAGCATTGTGTCAAAATCTGTGTACCCATTCTCCTGACTTTCGAGAAACTTGAGATATTCTGTTGCATTAAAATATCTAACTGAATGGTCCGACAAAACAATCCAGTTGAAAATAACTACAGGTGGGACAATTTGATAAAGTAATTCTCGAAGAATTGTTGATAAGGTATCTTCGAAAGCATAGCCAATCAGTGTGTATCTTGATTCGGGAATTTGCAGATGTTCTAGGTCATGCCCAGGTGGAAGATACCAATATCGCGGGATAGATTCTATTAAaaagtgagatttttttttaataaagtgaaataataatacaCATGGTATACTTAATGGTAGACGGGAATATTAATAGCGTAACCGAAAGCTATTATATGGAGTTGTCTTatggttttattttgttgaatattttgttACAGGAAGAGGTTAATGATTATTTAATGATAACAAAGAACTCTAGAATGTTTCAATTTATCCTCAGATCTAATATTTAACGATTTGGATTTCTACAATTTAGCTGTTCTAATGGCGCATTTGTATTTAAGACACTATTGTACTTCCTTAAATATACTTGCCTTCTATAGGATTTGCATGTTCATAGTTTTATCAACTAAAGAAGGAAATGCGAACTTTTGCACTGAATCGAATTTAACACTCGTGACTGAACACCACATACCTTTTAACTATAGTAACTGAACAATAATAGTCCTTGACATAAAATCTTTTTAACAGAAAACTAGAATAACACTtaccattatttttattataattttactttaaaagataaaacaatctgtatataaattagacctttggttttccagttggaattgttttacactagtaatttgtttAGGCCCCTTATAGATAGCTGGTAGGTATGAGCCAATGCTACATGTTGTAGACCGTATATTGACCTATACGTATTTAGTTCTATTGaagaatttttacttttaaatatagCTTATATCAGTATCAATACGGTAATTTTCCGGTtatggatttagatatttcggtttcaAACTTGTGGCTCTATGCAAAATTAACGGACAAAAGAGATGAATCCGCTTTGTTCACTATGGTcaatttccatttttttgttttgggTGAAGTATTTCTTCCGGTTTCTTCATACTTCTAAAACCAATTGTCACAGATAGACGAGTGATGAGTTAGAAGGACTCTGTACTTATAAAACTTTGACTAATACCTTACACAATTAACAATTTAATCTAGTACAAATTTAATGttcaaattaaacaatttattcTGTTGCACTAGTTAACTGAACTGCTGTAGAAAAATACACTTCCTGTCATCAAAACTGGCCCAACATTGCGATTGCAAGTGCCAACAAAATAAGTTATCATGATATATGGTAAATACAAATCATGCACTCTTTTTTTACATGTTTGCGCTCAGTGTTCCCGAATTAGAAAGCTGTGTCACAAATATTGGGAAATGTTAACTGTTTGTTCAACGAACTTGCTTTTTAGGAATTCCGTATAACTGACAATTATTTGCATACAAATACTGATCCAGATACTTATCTACGAGCAATAAACTAAAGTCACATTGCTCATACTGGCTTTTGCTAACAGTTCCCATTGACAAAATATTCATACCTGGGTTATTTCTAAAGGTTCCGAATTCTTGTTCCTTCGCTGCTATATATGTAAGGCCTTCTTTAAACCATTCGAATGTTCGTTCGTCCATACAACACGTTTTATAGTATTCTAACTTGGCCACGATACTGTCAAGTGGTGCTTTCATCTCAAGTTCCAAATCTTTTGCTATTTGTATAAGAACTGAGAAAATTTTTCCCATTTCTGTATCTGTCAAACCTGCATTTCCTCTATATATAATTTTATCGCGTTCTGTCAGAATCCATTTTATATCAAAAGTttcaaaactgataaatttatttaTCATGAGCAATCTTATCAAATATAAACTGAAATGCTTGTATCCATGATGACGGCATTGTCCTATGATATTTTTAATAGTCAATGGTAGTTCATCAAAAAATTGCGATGTCATTATTTCCCTACACAAGTATTCAGGCGGTAGCCGTGAAGCCATACATTTACGGACTTCATCAGTAAGTCCGACTTGAATCGCATATATAACTCTCATGTAGTTCGTAATTTCGGGCGGTAACTGAAACTCTTCTCGTCCATACATACGTGGATAATATCTTGGTCCTACAAATTGggaaatatttaagaaagaaaaaatgatAGCAATCGCGTTTTCATGATCTTAGcgaaaaaaatgtaataataaatatttaatgcttttttttagtaatttcatagggttgtaaaagcgttgaccgtgcgcacattttaaaaataaagcgCTTCCGCGTTTCATACAAAATACGGTCATCGATTTTACACtcaaatgaatttacaaaaagaagcattcaatatttataattacatttttagctaagatcatgaaaacacgattgctatcattttttttcttttgtttaactgtgcactttattgtagaAGCACGTGTCAACACGAAtattacaattcattttgaaatgaagttgattaaggaataacgcgagattgcagctAGCGAATCAGAATAACCTATtatataatgaaacatgcatgtaatgtaattataataaaataaagattaGTGTAGGTGTTTAAAACATAAAGGTAAACAAAATAAAGGTGTCAATTTGAATAAATGGTTCAACCTTTCGTATTTTTTGCTCTTAGACATTAAAtactggtatcaatataatctTTTCGTATCTTGCAAAGTTTTAGATAGAGGCTAAATGTAACAAAATTTTACTATGGAAAAAAaccagttatatatatatatatatagatagatacaGATCAAACATTTCACGAGTTTAAAATAGTTACCGGAAACTGttatagtaaataaaaaaatattttaaatgtctCAGTTTTTTAACATCTGCACTCTTCTTTCCATTTACAAGCCAATCAGTTATTGAACCTCACTgtctttttaaagacaaaattttGACCTTGAAGTTTGTGTTTCATTCTTGTAAAACTTAACTTATTCTTcgtttttttctccttttttcgTGTTTGGTTGAATGGAAAAAACGTTTACAGACTACTTTAAACCCATGTGGTGGCCAGATGGCCCGGATCATagactttttattttgttaagcTTCCAGTTTACTAaccttttgtttcttttaaattcatttccAGTACATGCAAATGATTTCTGTACCTCGAGCGCATCTTGTAATCGACACAACATGTTTCAATATATCTCGTGACACTTTTATTGCCTGTATTGTTCATACAGAAATGATCAAATGTTATTGCTATatcattaaatattgaaaatagttcCCTAACTTCTTCATTGGTGAAGGAAGTTTTACCAGaatgcaaaattaaattatactttTGGTATATCAGTTCAACGCCATCCTCGATTGTAAGAACTTTCGGATATGAGTTGGAAGACAACCTTCTTGATGGCGGCTGAACTAATTGTAAATTTCTAATCAGCAAGTATAGTAAGCGCAGATCTAATTTCTCAAAACAGTTTTGTTCAATACATTCACGTATAAATACAGCttcttcataattaaaaaaaacactgtgTATACGTTTAAGTTGAAGCTTATGGCCTAAACTTATCTGATTTTTTAACAGCTCTTCCAGAAGATTTCGGTTTTCATATTGAGCAACAAAACACAGTCTGACATAGTTTGTCATATAGGTATTACGGTCTTTTCTCTCCATTATACTGACATTACACTACGCATTAATACGAAGTCTCTTCCAAGTTTCATCGATGAAGGAAATTATGCAAACTTGATGAACTTCAacacacaattttctaaaacaaaataaaaaaaaaatatagtacatTTACACATAAAAGCAACAAACTTGTAAGATTAgaaattttgtgtaaattgtcAATCTTCTGTAGTATCTGTCTCACCACTTCTGTTTGGCATTTGAGCGGTTGAGAATTTGCTGTAATTCATAGACAAGTTGTTGAAGACTAAATATATCTTTTCAGTTATGTTCTGTTTTGTTCGTGTTGTGGTGCTGTTGCATGGAGGAGTATATCCCATACTGTTCCGTATACAGTTGCAAGTCAATAGATATATgaacaattcatcaaagtttaatgaaaactgctcaaagtatgtttgagttatttttttcaaaaactggaaaatgttctttttttttaaattgatcccTGTAactcggaaaagaaaaactttaaaatatatcaaatctaTTTGGAGCTTACGGTAATAGATAAAACCAGTTCATCAAAGATTCATGCAAATGTTTAaagttatttaagaaataattaatgcaagctatactttattgtagtttgaACATggttaggcattatattcgtgattatttttgcccgagcgatagtgatggctaaaataacatgaatataatgcctacccatgttaaaactacaataaagtatagcctGAATCAATTATTTCGATTGTGAATATGACAAtcaaggtaatttctatgtccgataagtGTAAGtgtcgtcatattagaatttgagTTAACGTTATTTGACGATGGAGGAACATACATGTACGTACgtacggacggacaaacggactgACCTACAGACGAACGCCCGGTATTAACAAGAAAAGATTATTGAATCGTACGGAAGCCGGTAAGTGTCATGTGGGAGGTTTTTTAAAGTCGTTATAACGCATTAGCTTACTCAATATAACGACTTAGCTCATTAAACTCGTTTTAACAACTAAGCTAATTCGTTATAAGGATTTAGATAAGAGTTAGTCAAGTCGTTTAAAACGTAAGCTCAGTTATTATAACGAGTAAGTTAAGTCGACATGACGAGTAAGCTATGTCGTTATAACGTCTTAAAAACTAAAACTCCACCCTGACATCAATCGGCTATCGTAGAATCAATTGATTCTGGTTGAATAATAACTCGAATAATTCTGCGCCCTCTAGCGGCCTATAGCCTATCGAGGCTATTAATGTAGCAATCGGAGATTAGACggagatcagcggaatataacgactgacattATTCGGGTTAGTTGAATAATTGTAAacgccaaatattttttttaatttactgctATGTCAAAAGTTTAATTAACAAATAGGAACGCTTAGAATCTAATTTATAAACTAGACTAAAGAGCCTACATCGCCTCCAACACTCTCCATTATTGTAGACTATAATATCAGTTCAAGTATGACAATATCTTTGTTTCGTTGATCGTTTAATGTttatgattttgttgtttttttcagtttCAGTTGTTTTCTTAATCGTGATTTCTTTAATGGAAATCATTCTGATTTTTAGATGAAAATAAATGATCTTGCAGGTTAcagaatgaaaatatattttttgcaaAACTTAATGCAGTCATTTtgtctcgctgtgttgaagactcattagTGGCCTACGGAtgatttttgctctttggtcatgttgttgtctctttgacatatccaATGGGCCAAGTGCGTTTTTCTCAtgacttggcgtccgtcgtccgtttacttttacaaaaatcctctcctctgaaactgcagGACTTAATTTAACCAAACATAGACACAATTATTATCAGCTTATCTAGTTTGAACATGTGTTCaatacccggccaaccaaccaagatggccgccacggctaaaaatataacataggggtaaaatgtagattttggctgatatctctgaaaccaaaacaGAATtgatattatttcaaataaaggaatgtatctccctcatgcaaagctctgattccttgcccgGATTTGGATATATACACGTTTTTCTTTTGTAGTTTATAATTCTTCTTCCTTTTATTAAGATTTGGGTTTTTAAATTTGTTGGCCTCGAGCATCATTGAAAATACATTGCTTGTCGAACTGTGCGTCTGGtgcagaaaattggtaccgttaatgttattacagcaaatctgacatggggtaaaacagttcatcaggtcaagatctatctgccctgatatgtTCAGATAAATCTGACAATTCGTTCTTGGAttgtgctcctgaattggtaattttaaggaaattctgcGGTTTTCAGTTATCTTGAATCTTATTATAGTATAGAGATAAACtatacacagcaataatgttcagcaaacaTACTACATATAAGACAACATGaccaaattgtcaattgaccccttcaggagtaaTTACccttttaaatcatttttaacaattcttcgtaaatttttgtaatcttttacaaataaaaattctGCTTAAACTCCTGAGACAAATTAACCACATTTGTCCACAATCATCgttagggtatcttgttttaaaaaaaatgtgtctgatgaccgcGCCTACCAACAACTTGGCGGACAAAACTAAAAGCAAAAGTATaacggttgcattatttcatgcattaattgtaaacaaaaacatcGGGTGAGCAACACATGCTCCTTGGAGCCTATAGTTTCTattagaatagttatcaaaggtatcaggcttataatttgaatttacgacaaaaatgtcttttttgttaAACTTAAATTGCTGATCatttgttttgtcaaattttctCTCTGTCTtcgttgtaataatttttttaccCCCCAAAAAGGGGTACAAAAATTGTCATTTAGTGGCATTCAAAGAGTAAACTAACGACTtctttgtagatcttgtcttgttgGTAAGTTTTgcaatttaaacatgttaaagtggatatctatcaataataattcaaaataagAGGCATAACACTATTTCTTTTAAAATGgatcaaaatcgtcattaaaaGGCAATAACTTCAATAAGGAGAGAACTGACACTTTTCGAACAGTACTCTAATTAGTATATTGTCTTGTTGATAACGTTTGCTTGTCTACGTTTCTTCCTTTTATAGTTGGGGTTTTTTATAaggtaaatgaaaatatcatAATTGAAGAGCAAAAAGCCATATAAGTTGTTTGACCATTAAAACCATCGGTTTgtcctatttgtagatcttgtcttgctgatcctTTTAACTGgtttaaatttctatatatatatatacatattatagttTTCAGGtgtaagacaaaaacaaaaaagaaagtagTAAAAATTGTCATTATAGCGTTAAACTCCAATAAGAGGTTGTCAGACAATTCCAACATGTTGAATTATGTGTAGATTTTATcttatcaatcatatttgatgtATAAAGTTTATCTCTGTATgctataattttcaagataataggcaaaccTGGGAAAATATGGTAAATTTTGTTGTTTAAGGACAAAAACTCCTTAAAGAAGTCGTCTGCTCAGACAGTGTTTATGTCAATGTCAAGGACCTCATCATTCTTATCATATGATTTTATCAGTCAGATTTCTCCATCAATAAACTTGCACTTTAcccatatgttatatttttactCATGTCGGCCATGTTTGTCGGCAGGCGGGGTCATTTGACACATTTGTTAAACACGATTTGTGGCAGAATGTAAGTTCCACCATAAAATTTGTTTCAAGGAACTTTTAGCATAAAacaaaagtttcataacattttatcCAATGCTAATATTAAATAAGGAAAGATGCGAATGAAACTTATATATGCTTAAAGTTCTTTAGAATAAACATtatagacaataaaaaaaaaatgttttatataataaaagctCCTGGaatatttgttatacatgtattataaaagttccaggaatatttgttatattataaaagttcCAGTAATAgttgttatattataaaagttccaggaacatttgtaatattataaaagttccaggaacatttgtaatattataaaagttccagaaatagttatcatggttattagaTAATTAAAGTTctagaaatatttattatatgatCAAAGTTCTAGAAATATATACTACAATAACCAAAATTAGTTCTTGCTACAAATGTATTGAAGTAAATTTCCTAGAATAAAAGTGCAAGCATTTTCATCTGAAATTGGTGACTAACTTTATTCTAGACTTTATAAAGTATAACgtgttatattaaaattgtgaattgCCAATTTTAATATAACACATGTATAAGCTAAACTTTCTTCATTGGTACAGAATAACGGACCATTTTAGTTAAGTAAATCACAGTTGAGCAAGCAGTTATAAAATTTGTTAAGATTAACAACCATCGTTTAAATATATAACACAAATTGTTGTAATGTACCATTGTGTACTGCATGTACAGGTAAATGTCATGTGAAATGAACATTAATTAAGAGGTAATAAGGTGTAAAAAATCAAACGACACGTTTTCTTTAAAGGAACAATTACTATGAAACCATATGACGTTTTAGTTCCAGGTAAATATCTGTGGAATGTGGAAATAATATTATGTAAAACAAATCCTTGCCTAGGTCTTAATATATCGGACGACCTaaaatcactggggtaaagctgatgaccgtaactgcattcacggtcatcccaagatgtcggatgaaaaattaggtcagtttctgtattgtctgttaaagtgtttctatatcattttctttacaaatcatacattgaaacgatgtaaatttataaaagaatcactcggaaatcactaattacttcggagaaatgtgcatgaaacgggaaattcgatttgaaaaaatcgctcagatgaccgtaaatcacaatcgagatgaccgtaacagaatcagcgattcataacaagggtgaccgtaattgcttttaagatgaccgtaatttgtaaatgatgaccgtaacttttaaaggatgaccctcaattctaagaaatatccgtgtttatataactaccttttttgtatcaaatgattaatcgtgttggtataaacatattaatatgagagtattatcctataggtagaagaaaataagacgtgcttcaaatgcaaaaattaccatatgtatcttttttacagtagaggttttttttttaaatgaatttgcaAAAATACATGCAAATGAACAGGtagggaaaacatgctacaaaagcgcgataaaatgacactttACAAGTATAATGAAAAAATGCGATGCACAGCCTCCAtgcaactgctcgacaaaagatttttattttttatttctgggattccttttaatgacatataataaatacacatttttaaaaatgccaatgcatgtacatcaattgatattatatcgtcttccattttgtcgtgcaaataaaataacagaaatattttgaaaatatcatacgactaaactagtgaaggtgagttccagcaaagtagatccttaaaatagtcttgtacGAATAGCGTATCACAAGGGGGAACGTTGTTggttatttgtatatatacagaaatgttattcatatagtcaggattctacttcttcgaaattatctccctattacgccagttcatgctcacaatcgtagaaatggaagtcACTGTAGGGATGActctctgccaattttgctcttgaaaactgataaatttatccacata
Above is a window of Mytilus galloprovincialis chromosome 7, xbMytGall1.hap1.1, whole genome shotgun sequence DNA encoding:
- the LOC143081790 gene encoding uncharacterized protein LOC143081790; translated protein: MERKDRNTYMTNYVRLCFVAQYENRNLLEELLKNQISLGHKLQLKRIHSVFFNYEEAVFIRECIEQNCFEKLDLRLLYLLIRNLQLVQPPSRRLSSNSYPKVLTIEDGVELIYQKYNLILHSGKTSFTNEEVRELFSIFNDIAITFDHFCMNNTGNKSVTRYIETCCVDYKMRSRYRNHLHVLEMNLKETKGPRYYPRMYGREEFQLPPEITNYMRVIYAIQVGLTDEVRKCMASRLPPEYLCREIMTSQFFDELPLTIKNIIGQCRHHGYKHFSLYLIRLLMINKFISFETFDIKWILTERDKIIYRGNAGLTDTEMGKIFSVLIQIAKDLELEMKAPLDSIVAKLEYYKTCCMDERTFEWFKEGLTYIAAKEQEFGTFRNNPGMNILSMGTVSKSQYEQCDFSLLLVDKYLDQYLYANNCQLYGIPKKQVR